Proteins encoded by one window of Paenibacillus sp. DCT19:
- the mprF gene encoding bifunctional lysylphosphatidylglycerol flippase/synthetase MprF, with translation MKDLLQNLKLFQFLKACYQSKIIRVLIPVTILVIIYVYGRHEIQRINIASIIHEVHMKPVHVIIQLIIASFIAVSVMSTYDFLIRKQFKLDIHWITTYRYAWIANTFNNMVGFAGLTGVGLRAFLYKKSGIPMKTMGAAVLFLSPILLVGLSLLGGLALIGIFPVEPLLEQHPWLRLGVWGVALYLPFFLLMQRSSLFAKWFNKGNGKLPWNMVIASLGCSVLEWACAGTLFWLFAFSDMHPLPFAPVFGVYVVAAIAGIISMAPGGIGAFDLIALLGLQTLGVEPSRALMILLLFRMFYFVIPWLIGLLLAGLEMSPNREQWLEMMKTCFNAIRNIWDRFWNWPSRFNLLSDLGAWVLGKLVFASGVLLLFSAVTPGLMNRLRFMEHLLPLSLMRLSEQLSVTIGIMLIVISRGISMRIRRAYLWTGALLSAGAIFTFAKGFDYEEALILLTVAFILWISPTQFNRESVRISARSFWIWTILALVSSLSYYIIGSHLHPAILQHLPLPAQEWVLHPHDYVLTALGGLMGALIVLAFVFTLRPSVYTEMRPAEEDIEKFTQFIATEEGNLLTHLLYLGDKNFYWAQNDQVLIPYAQVRQKLIVLGDPIGNKNLVGAAIQEFQNYAHHYALTIVFYQATPEYLSIYHENGYKFFKLGEEALVPLDIFTLSGKSKQNLRTAINKSDREGQIFEVLSPPYTSELLSELRQISDEWLGDRKEKTYSLGWFNEAYIQRSPLTLLRNAQGRILAFATLAPSYSRNQVISIDLMRHLNDTPNGTMDVLFVRLIEWAKEQGYSYFNLGMSPLSSVGENQNSHREEKLARLVFQYGGYWYGFEGLRRYKEKFSPEWHSRYLAYPSGMALPMLTLDLVRLVSRCPE, from the coding sequence ATGAAAGATTTGCTTCAAAACCTTAAATTATTTCAGTTTCTAAAAGCTTGTTATCAATCCAAAATAATCAGAGTGCTCATTCCTGTAACGATTCTGGTCATCATCTATGTATACGGTAGACATGAGATTCAGCGTATTAACATAGCTAGCATTATTCATGAAGTACATATGAAGCCAGTTCATGTCATCATTCAACTGATCATTGCTTCGTTTATAGCCGTATCTGTCATGAGCACGTATGATTTTCTAATTCGAAAACAATTTAAGCTCGATATTCATTGGATAACCACTTATCGCTATGCCTGGATCGCTAATACATTTAATAATATGGTTGGGTTCGCAGGTCTTACCGGTGTAGGATTACGTGCATTTCTTTATAAGAAAAGCGGTATTCCGATGAAAACAATGGGGGCTGCTGTCCTTTTTTTATCACCTATCTTATTAGTAGGTCTGTCCTTGCTGGGTGGTCTTGCACTAATCGGTATTTTTCCTGTAGAACCACTACTTGAACAACATCCCTGGCTTCGGCTCGGCGTATGGGGAGTTGCATTATACTTGCCATTTTTCTTACTCATGCAACGATCCTCCCTATTCGCAAAATGGTTTAATAAAGGCAATGGAAAGCTACCTTGGAACATGGTTATTGCTTCACTCGGTTGCTCTGTTCTGGAATGGGCATGTGCTGGAACATTATTTTGGTTGTTTGCTTTTTCTGATATGCATCCCTTACCGTTCGCTCCAGTATTCGGGGTATACGTTGTAGCCGCCATTGCGGGAATCATTAGTATGGCTCCAGGCGGCATTGGTGCCTTTGATCTGATCGCGCTGCTTGGGCTGCAAACATTAGGTGTTGAGCCTTCACGAGCACTAATGATTTTGTTGTTGTTCCGCATGTTTTACTTTGTCATTCCTTGGCTCATCGGTCTGTTGTTGGCTGGGCTTGAGATGAGCCCAAACCGTGAGCAATGGCTTGAAATGATGAAGACTTGTTTCAATGCTATACGTAACATTTGGGACAGATTCTGGAATTGGCCGTCCCGTTTCAATTTGCTTAGTGATCTGGGTGCATGGGTGCTTGGCAAGCTCGTATTTGCTAGCGGTGTCCTTCTACTATTCTCTGCGGTTACACCAGGCCTTATGAATCGCTTGCGCTTCATGGAACATCTGTTACCTTTATCGCTGATGCGCTTATCTGAACAATTGTCCGTAACCATCGGTATCATGCTTATCGTCATCTCACGAGGGATATCCATGCGTATTCGCCGAGCTTACTTATGGACTGGAGCTTTGTTATCAGCAGGAGCTATTTTCACATTTGCCAAAGGCTTTGATTACGAAGAAGCTCTTATTTTACTGACCGTGGCTTTCATTCTGTGGATATCCCCTACTCAGTTTAATCGAGAAAGTGTCCGTATATCTGCACGCAGCTTCTGGATCTGGACGATTCTTGCTCTAGTCTCATCGTTGTCGTATTACATTATAGGTTCACATCTACATCCAGCTATTCTGCAACATTTGCCTCTGCCGGCTCAAGAATGGGTGCTGCACCCTCATGATTATGTATTAACAGCGCTTGGTGGGTTAATGGGGGCTTTAATTGTGCTGGCTTTTGTCTTCACATTGCGTCCGTCTGTCTATACAGAAATGCGCCCTGCTGAAGAAGATATCGAGAAATTCACTCAGTTTATCGCCACAGAAGAGGGTAATCTGTTAACGCATCTCCTCTATCTGGGTGACAAAAATTTTTACTGGGCTCAAAATGATCAGGTTCTGATTCCCTACGCTCAAGTACGTCAGAAACTCATTGTACTTGGTGATCCAATCGGCAATAAAAACCTTGTTGGTGCTGCGATTCAAGAATTTCAGAACTATGCGCATCACTATGCATTGACCATTGTTTTTTATCAGGCCACACCTGAATATCTATCCATCTATCATGAGAATGGCTATAAATTTTTTAAATTAGGCGAAGAAGCTTTAGTACCTCTAGATATCTTTACATTAAGTGGGAAAAGCAAACAAAACTTACGCACAGCTATAAATAAATCAGATCGCGAAGGACAGATCTTTGAAGTATTATCCCCGCCATATACATCAGAGTTACTATCTGAATTGCGTCAGATTTCGGACGAGTGGCTTGGCGATCGTAAAGAAAAAACGTACTCATTAGGGTGGTTCAACGAAGCCTATATCCAGCGATCACCCTTAACACTACTTCGTAATGCACAAGGCCGTATTCTGGCCTTTGCAACACTCGCTCCATCCTATAGTCGTAATCAGGTCATCTCTATTGACTTGATGCGCCATCTGAATGATACACCAAACGGCACGATGGATGTGCTATTTGTACGATTGATCGAATGGGCCAAAGAACAAGGTTATTCTTACTTTAATCTCGGAATGTCCCCTCTCTCCAGCGTCGGTGAGAATCAGAACTCACATCGTGAAGAAAAATTAGCTCGTCTGGTCTTCCAATATGGTGGGTACTGGTATGGATTTGAAGGATTGCGTCGGTACAAAGAAAAATTCTCTCCGGAATGGCACTCACGATATTTAGCTTATCCTTCAGGGATGGCACTTCCCATGCTTACACTTGATCTTGTCCGCTTGGTATCCCGTTGTCCAGAATGA
- a CDS encoding phosphatase PAP2 family protein, with protein MNRFSQSSTKSTWLSLLWLAAVPLLNIFYGILNRPGDHVYSLATTLDPMIPFVPSFIIPYVLWYPFITGALIALAFKDKRTYFQTLIALCSGLVISYVFFALFQTAIERPNIQGEEGFLYMMVNYIYLNDQPYNCFPSIHVLTSYLILRGTQVFGRVIWTMTSTLSILIMMSTVLVKQHVVVDIAGGILVGELCFRLAGITLYSLSTRVKSIRLE; from the coding sequence TTGAACCGTTTCAGTCAGTCCTCCACTAAATCAACCTGGCTTTCCCTGCTTTGGCTAGCAGCAGTTCCACTATTAAATATTTTCTACGGTATACTAAATCGACCGGGGGATCATGTCTATAGTCTTGCAACAACACTCGATCCCATGATCCCCTTTGTCCCATCTTTTATCATTCCTTATGTATTATGGTACCCGTTCATTACAGGTGCATTAATAGCACTTGCATTCAAGGACAAGCGAACCTATTTTCAAACGCTAATTGCACTTTGCAGCGGTCTGGTGATCTCATACGTCTTCTTCGCTCTGTTCCAGACAGCGATTGAGCGCCCAAACATCCAGGGTGAAGAAGGCTTTCTTTACATGATGGTTAATTACATCTACCTTAACGATCAACCCTACAACTGTTTTCCGAGTATTCATGTGCTCACCAGTTATCTGATCCTTAGAGGAACCCAAGTATTTGGACGAGTGATATGGACGATGACTTCCACCCTCTCCATTCTTATTATGATGTCTACCGTACTGGTGAAACAACATGTCGTCGTAGATATTGCAGGTGGAATCCTGGTTGGAGAGCTTTGTTTCCGATTGGCTGGAATAACCCTCTATTCACTCTCAACCCGTGTTAAATCGATTCGATTGGAGTGA
- a CDS encoding sensor histidine kinase KdpD — translation MTEFPWIYRKHSIRFHILIRSGFSFLIAFLMTFISLLPLTAFHHLAKLYLFQFHLTYLVPILFTTFFVISFFILTHRIVKEIATLDNAIHIISGGDLSYRVPPFQLVELRKISSQLHSIVEQLQEQMIGERERETAKREWIEGISNELYAPLKGIIQNMELLKSKSVPNQEDYMRIVHETHTAAFQFRNLMNDLIQHARLSSHDHQLNLKETEVVHLMKRITADFISIAREDDFMVEKEFPPSPVMACIDHEKIEMALHNLLYHVLKHSAHPGIIRLIFKIDHRQLIIGIEGNLYSHSNENSEHIDHTQQHRSSSNASDIYTRTAMGLHIARTMIKLQGGTLTLNDENNIMIVTLPLHQCS, via the coding sequence GTGACAGAATTTCCATGGATTTATCGCAAGCATAGTATTCGATTCCATATCCTTATCCGTTCTGGTTTCAGTTTTCTGATAGCCTTTCTCATGACCTTCATATCCCTGCTGCCACTTACCGCATTTCATCATCTAGCCAAGCTGTATCTGTTCCAATTTCATCTGACATACCTTGTTCCTATCCTATTTACTACTTTTTTTGTCATATCCTTTTTTATTCTGACCCATCGTATTGTTAAAGAAATTGCCACTTTGGACAACGCGATACACATCATCTCGGGAGGGGACTTGAGCTACCGGGTGCCTCCATTTCAGCTTGTTGAATTAAGAAAAATTTCGTCTCAACTTCATTCCATAGTGGAGCAATTACAGGAACAAATGATCGGGGAACGTGAGCGCGAGACCGCCAAAAGGGAATGGATTGAAGGCATATCCAATGAGCTTTACGCACCTCTAAAAGGAATAATTCAAAACATGGAGTTATTAAAATCTAAATCAGTTCCGAACCAAGAAGATTATATGCGAATTGTACACGAAACACATACAGCAGCCTTTCAATTTCGAAATCTAATGAATGATTTAATCCAACATGCCCGACTATCCTCTCATGATCACCAGTTGAATTTAAAAGAAACCGAAGTAGTTCATCTTATGAAGCGAATCACTGCTGACTTCATATCGATAGCGCGTGAGGATGACTTTATGGTGGAAAAAGAATTTCCGCCTTCTCCTGTTATGGCCTGTATCGACCATGAAAAAATAGAAATGGCACTCCATAATCTGCTGTATCATGTGCTCAAACACTCTGCTCATCCAGGCATCATTCGCCTAATCTTCAAAATAGATCACAGGCAGCTCATCATTGGAATTGAAGGCAATCTCTACTCCCATTCTAATGAAAACAGTGAGCATATAGATCATACGCAGCAGCATAGATCATCTAGCAATGCATCAGATATATATACCAGAACTGCAATGGGTCTTCATATCGCCAGAACGATGATCAAATTGCAAGGTGGCACGTTAACATTAAATGACGAGAACAACATTATGATTGTGACTTTGCCACTTCATCAATGCTCCTGA
- a CDS encoding DedA family protein, which yields MISNTILELLQQHGYLIFYFAFSLGPFGIPIPNEITIISGAILSHTGVINSWITYFCILSGLLTAITFAYFAGKLFGSKIKHRFQHNKHFVKAELILNNRGNWAMCIGLFIPIVRYVLPLVIGLSGVQYRKFALISYSSALLWSITYFTAGTYFGAPILSTLQLFHF from the coding sequence ATGATCAGTAATACGATCTTAGAGTTACTTCAGCAGCATGGATATCTGATTTTTTATTTTGCCTTCTCGTTAGGGCCTTTCGGCATTCCAATCCCGAATGAGATCACAATTATCAGCGGTGCCATTTTGAGCCACACGGGTGTTATCAATTCATGGATCACATACTTCTGTATTTTATCAGGACTATTAACGGCCATTACCTTCGCTTATTTTGCAGGAAAGTTATTTGGATCCAAGATAAAACACAGATTTCAACATAACAAGCACTTCGTCAAGGCAGAACTGATTCTGAATAATCGCGGCAATTGGGCGATGTGTATTGGTTTGTTCATCCCAATCGTACGGTATGTTCTCCCTTTGGTCATTGGACTGAGCGGCGTACAGTATAGAAAATTTGCTCTCATCTCATATTCCAGTGCTTTACTTTGGAGCATAACCTATTTTACGGCTGGAACCTACTTTGGCGCTCCCATCTTATCTACGCTTCAATTATTTCATTTTTGA
- a CDS encoding class I SAM-dependent methyltransferase, with product MEEPKLNSNNPVLFLKSFLQSPKHVGSIIPSSRFLANKMVNQASWLEAKAVAELGSGTGAITRYIHQQAQDRTKVLLFEMNETMRNNLHITYPQFSCYPDAARLVESMNQEGVQQLDYIFSGLPFFNFEPELRNTLVEQIHKALKPGGLFIAFQYSLQMRKTLSEHFIIEKIELVPMNIPPAFVYVCRKKETI from the coding sequence ATGGAGGAACCCAAATTGAATTCTAATAACCCTGTTTTATTTCTGAAGAGCTTTCTTCAAAGTCCTAAACATGTTGGCAGCATCATACCCAGCTCCCGGTTTCTCGCCAACAAAATGGTGAATCAAGCTTCTTGGCTAGAGGCAAAAGCAGTCGCCGAACTCGGATCAGGTACAGGTGCCATCACACGTTATATTCATCAACAGGCGCAGGATCGTACCAAAGTATTATTGTTTGAGATGAACGAAACGATGAGGAATAATCTGCACATCACATACCCGCAATTCTCCTGTTATCCAGATGCAGCTCGATTAGTAGAGTCCATGAATCAAGAAGGCGTTCAGCAACTGGATTATATTTTTAGTGGGTTGCCTTTCTTCAACTTTGAGCCTGAATTAAGAAATACGTTGGTAGAACAGATCCATAAGGCACTCAAACCTGGAGGGTTATTTATCGCCTTTCAATATTCACTTCAAATGAGAAAAACATTATCTGAACACTTTATCATCGAAAAAATAGAATTAGTGCCTATGAATATCCCTCCTGCGTTCGTTTATGTCTGTCGCAAAAAGGAAACAATTTAA
- a CDS encoding response regulator transcription factor translates to MSTVLVVDDEPDIRDVIHVYLRNEGYHVIEAANGEEALNIIKTTSVQLVILDVMMPVMDGIKACFKIREVSTTPIIMLSAKEEDIDKITGLTTGADDYMVKPFNPLELLARVKAQLRRQTLIGKAEFNSLILIKDLVIDTSKHSVKLKENDISLTPLEFSILVLLASHPGQVFSSEKIYETVWKEPYGYSDNTVMVHIRNLREKLEMNPREPQYIKTVWGVGYKID, encoded by the coding sequence ATGAGTACCGTTCTCGTTGTTGATGATGAACCCGATATCCGAGATGTCATTCATGTCTATTTACGTAACGAAGGATATCACGTCATTGAAGCAGCCAATGGTGAAGAAGCTCTAAATATTATCAAAACAACATCAGTACAGCTCGTTATACTGGATGTTATGATGCCCGTTATGGACGGAATTAAAGCCTGCTTCAAAATAAGAGAAGTATCCACCACTCCCATTATTATGTTATCCGCCAAGGAAGAAGACATTGATAAAATAACGGGGCTGACTACCGGGGCTGACGATTACATGGTCAAACCGTTTAATCCATTAGAATTACTGGCTCGTGTTAAGGCTCAGCTTCGGCGTCAAACACTGATTGGCAAAGCAGAATTCAATTCTCTTATCCTAATTAAGGATCTTGTTATTGATACAAGTAAACATTCTGTGAAGCTCAAAGAGAATGACATTTCACTAACTCCACTGGAGTTTTCCATTCTAGTGTTGCTTGCCAGCCATCCTGGACAAGTATTTAGCTCCGAGAAGATTTACGAAACCGTGTGGAAAGAACCTTACGGATATTCGGATAATACGGTGATGGTTCATATTCGTAATCTAAGAGAAAAGCTGGAAATGAACCCGAGAGAACCTCAGTATATTAAAACAGTATGGGGAGTGGGCTATAAAATTGATTAA
- a CDS encoding cell wall metabolism sensor histidine kinase WalK has protein sequence MLISLLISFVGSVGVNNMLIIGAAKISERFNWPSLLYIFPYVLTPIFIVIFTLIFLFSTRKIVKDLITLEQGLQFISEGNLDYRVPVNRQDELGRVASNINHMTEQLQLQMIKERELEKSKMDMITGISHDLRTPLTSIIGYIELLRTESFQDKAEYDRFIQNTYNKATHLKKLLDDLFEYTRLTSVDTQLDLKKVDLYQLLDQLLFEFEPLAQENGIHIEKEIGNTPIMAYVDSDKIARAIDNLLINALKYSFKPGVIHIRMSVHHEQITIQVENKGAPLTTEQKDKLFDRFYKVDYSRSSEGIQTGSGLGLSIARNIAELHQGTLTLQHTHNLFTFQLSLPSNIK, from the coding sequence ATGTTGATCAGTTTATTGATTTCGTTTGTTGGCTCTGTCGGTGTAAATAATATGTTGATCATAGGTGCCGCAAAAATTAGTGAAAGATTTAATTGGCCATCGCTTCTCTACATCTTTCCTTACGTTCTAACACCAATCTTCATCGTAATTTTCACGTTAATTTTTTTGTTTTCCACACGCAAAATTGTGAAAGATCTCATTACATTAGAGCAAGGGCTTCAATTCATATCTGAGGGTAATCTGGACTACCGGGTACCCGTTAATCGACAAGATGAGCTGGGTCGAGTCGCTTCCAACATTAATCACATGACTGAACAGTTGCAGCTACAAATGATCAAAGAACGTGAGTTGGAGAAATCCAAGATGGACATGATTACGGGTATCTCTCATGACCTACGCACACCGCTTACCAGCATAATCGGATATATTGAGCTTCTTAGAACAGAATCCTTTCAAGACAAAGCAGAGTATGACCGCTTCATTCAGAACACCTATAACAAAGCAACGCATTTAAAGAAGCTACTTGATGATTTATTCGAATACACACGTCTGACCTCAGTAGATACCCAATTGGATCTGAAAAAGGTTGACCTATATCAGCTCTTAGACCAGTTGTTGTTTGAATTCGAACCTTTAGCTCAGGAGAATGGTATTCATATCGAGAAAGAGATCGGTAATACCCCAATTATGGCCTACGTGGATAGTGATAAGATTGCGCGCGCTATCGATAATCTTCTCATTAACGCCCTGAAGTACTCCTTTAAACCCGGTGTGATTCATATTCGAATGAGTGTGCATCATGAGCAGATTACCATCCAAGTCGAGAATAAAGGTGCACCGCTCACAACGGAGCAAAAAGATAAATTGTTTGATCGCTTTTATAAGGTTGATTACTCTCGAAGCAGCGAAGGCATTCAAACAGGGTCTGGTCTGGGTCTTTCGATTGCAAGAAATATTGCGGAGTTACATCAGGGCACCTTGACACTTCAACATACCCACAACTTATTTACGTTCCAATTAAGCTTGCCTTCTAACATCAAGTGA
- a CDS encoding class I SAM-dependent methyltransferase — MKTPEPLLFLQGFLKNPKRVGSVLPTSKFLAHKIVQSVRWDEIRTIAELGPGTGAITRLMREQLPQSATVFLFERDPKMRSNLKKTYPEFMFHSNASYLLKRIQQENVHQLDCIICGLPFFNFSREMRQNILSQIHTALRPGGMFVLYQYSLHMKKRLAELFEIEKIQFEPFSFPPVFVYICRKKEDEGQSETREMRET, encoded by the coding sequence ATGAAAACACCCGAACCCCTTCTTTTCCTACAAGGATTCTTAAAGAACCCCAAACGAGTGGGAAGTGTCCTACCCACTTCCAAATTTCTAGCCCACAAAATCGTCCAGTCTGTAAGGTGGGATGAGATTAGAACCATTGCTGAGCTGGGGCCAGGAACAGGAGCTATCACACGTCTCATGAGAGAGCAATTGCCGCAATCTGCAACCGTGTTTTTATTTGAGAGAGACCCCAAAATGAGAAGTAATCTGAAGAAAACATATCCTGAATTCATGTTCCATTCGAATGCATCCTATCTATTAAAAAGGATCCAGCAAGAAAATGTGCACCAGTTGGATTGTATCATTTGCGGACTGCCCTTTTTTAATTTTTCCAGAGAAATGAGACAAAACATCCTGTCACAAATCCATACAGCGCTCCGACCTGGAGGTATGTTCGTGTTATACCAGTACTCACTTCATATGAAAAAACGATTAGCTGAACTATTCGAGATTGAAAAAATCCAATTTGAGCCCTTCAGCTTCCCTCCTGTTTTTGTGTATATTTGTCGTAAGAAGGAAGATGAAGGACAGAGTGAAACGAGAGAAATGAGGGAAACCTGA
- a CDS encoding SDR family oxidoreductase, translating to MRKTVLITGVSGGIGKELADRFAKGGHHIVLVARSEDKILDLAQEYRKKYGIQAKVIAKDIAAPRVPQEIFNELKEKEIVVDYLVNNAGFGLFGTFMETDMEQEVNMIDVNIKALTVMTKLFLPGMIQRGYGGVMNVASLVGFFPGPMMSVYYATKAYVLSFTEALENEVSGTGVTVTALCPGLTSTGFVDRSGMGVSKMLQGPIMEAGQVAEEGYQGFLRGKTLIMPGARNRFIAFMPRLLPRKMMTRVIRSSQDKTGH from the coding sequence ATGAGAAAGACAGTTCTAATTACAGGGGTATCGGGTGGGATCGGTAAAGAGTTAGCAGATCGGTTTGCCAAAGGTGGACATCACATTGTATTGGTCGCTCGCAGCGAGGATAAAATCTTGGATCTTGCACAGGAGTATCGGAAAAAATACGGCATTCAGGCGAAGGTTATTGCTAAAGATATAGCGGCACCTAGGGTACCTCAGGAGATCTTCAATGAACTAAAGGAAAAGGAAATTGTTGTTGACTATCTTGTCAACAATGCAGGTTTCGGTCTATTCGGGACATTTATGGAGACGGATATGGAACAAGAAGTCAATATGATTGATGTCAATATCAAGGCATTAACCGTCATGACGAAGTTGTTTTTGCCAGGTATGATCCAACGTGGATACGGTGGCGTGATGAATGTGGCTTCGTTGGTAGGGTTTTTCCCTGGACCGATGATGTCGGTATATTATGCAACAAAGGCATACGTGTTATCATTCACCGAAGCTTTGGAAAATGAAGTAAGCGGAACTGGTGTTACGGTGACCGCACTATGTCCAGGCCTGACATCCACCGGATTTGTTGATCGTTCGGGTATGGGGGTTTCGAAGATGCTGCAGGGTCCGATCATGGAAGCGGGACAGGTGGCGGAAGAAGGATATCAAGGATTTTTGCGTGGCAAGACGTTAATTATGCCTGGTGCTCGGAACCGATTCATTGCCTTTATGCCACGCTTGTTACCGCGTAAGATGATGACTCGCGTGATTAGATCCTCACAAGACAAGACAGGACATTAA
- a CDS encoding TetR/AcrR family transcriptional regulator, translated as MARSKEFEESVVLDKAMRLFWEQGYENTSMTDLVNHMGIHRRSLYDTFGDKHTLFLKSVDLYDQKMSFALATGVKYSQTATEALQFIFSSLIYGEEHAASGCLLVNSTVELAARDDDMNNRSIEMFANTENLIQDIILWGQQEGEFTAEYNAEELAEYLHNVGVGLRVMVKTSMTKEKLLRIAILSMDHILK; from the coding sequence ATGGCGAGAAGCAAAGAGTTTGAAGAGTCTGTTGTACTAGATAAAGCGATGAGACTTTTTTGGGAACAAGGCTATGAGAATACGTCTATGACGGATCTGGTCAATCATATGGGAATTCATCGTAGAAGCTTGTATGACACATTTGGCGACAAACATACCTTGTTTCTAAAGTCAGTAGATCTGTATGATCAGAAAATGAGCTTCGCCCTTGCAACAGGCGTAAAGTATTCTCAGACCGCAACGGAAGCACTTCAGTTTATATTTTCTTCTTTAATTTATGGAGAAGAGCATGCAGCATCAGGCTGCTTGCTCGTTAATTCGACGGTAGAATTAGCCGCAAGGGATGACGATATGAACAACCGATCGATTGAGATGTTTGCAAATACAGAGAATCTAATCCAGGACATTATTTTGTGGGGACAACAAGAAGGTGAATTCACAGCGGAGTACAACGCCGAGGAATTGGCGGAATATCTGCATAATGTAGGCGTTGGGCTAAGGGTGATGGTCAAGACTTCGATGACCAAGGAGAAACTGCTTCGTATTGCTATTCTATCCATGGATCACATACTGAAGTAG
- a CDS encoding NADP-dependent oxidoreductase: protein MRAAQIQKYSKKIQVRINDIDVPQIHGHEVLIKVKAAGVNPLDILNMNGSVRMIADYTLPLTLGNELSGVIEAVGDDVLNFKVGDSVYTRLPLNKIGAFAEYAAVHEDALSLMPENLSFIEAAAVPLTALTAYQALHDVLRAEPNKKLFIPGGTGGFGAMAIPIAKSMGLTVITSGSERGRARTLSIGADQFINYKTEHYADILSDIDYVIDTLGANEIKAELSILKPQGKLVSLKAGPNYRFAVDSHFPMWKKALFGLVGARLDSLARKNQNEYRFMFVHSSGSQLQGITTLIEKEGIKPSIDSTYTFDDIEKALIKVSTGHSQGKVILTF, encoded by the coding sequence ATGAGAGCAGCCCAAATACAGAAATACTCCAAAAAAATCCAAGTGAGAATCAATGATATTGACGTACCACAGATCCACGGCCATGAGGTTCTTATCAAAGTAAAAGCTGCGGGTGTAAATCCGCTGGATATTTTAAATATGAATGGCAGTGTTCGGATGATTGCCGACTATACGTTACCTTTAACTTTAGGGAATGAACTATCAGGTGTCATTGAAGCCGTTGGTGATGATGTGTTGAATTTTAAAGTGGGTGATTCGGTGTATACCCGGTTGCCTTTGAATAAAATTGGTGCTTTTGCAGAATATGCGGCTGTGCATGAGGATGCATTATCCTTAATGCCAGAAAATCTATCTTTTATCGAAGCTGCTGCCGTGCCCCTTACGGCCTTGACCGCGTATCAAGCATTGCATGATGTACTCCGGGCTGAACCGAACAAAAAACTGTTTATTCCTGGAGGAACCGGGGGATTCGGAGCGATGGCCATACCGATTGCCAAGTCCATGGGTTTAACGGTTATTACAAGTGGCAGCGAGAGAGGCAGAGCACGTACACTATCAATTGGAGCAGATCAATTCATTAATTATAAGACGGAGCATTATGCTGATATTCTGTCGGATATCGATTATGTAATTGATACCTTGGGTGCGAATGAAATCAAAGCCGAACTGAGCATTTTGAAGCCACAGGGCAAATTAGTTTCGTTGAAAGCGGGACCTAATTATCGTTTTGCAGTGGACAGTCATTTTCCGATGTGGAAAAAAGCATTGTTTGGTCTTGTAGGTGCACGTCTGGATTCTCTAGCGCGTAAGAATCAAAATGAATATCGCTTTATGTTCGTGCATTCCAGTGGCAGTCAGTTACAAGGAATCACAACCCTTATAGAAAAAGAAGGTATCAAGCCCTCCATTGATTCAACGTATACGTTTGATGACATTGAAAAGGCATTAATTAAAGTATCCACGGGTCACTCCCAGGGTAAAGTAATTCTGACCTTTTAA